tccccttgcacaacgagtcccttactcagactctcgcagaccataggttcctagtgaccataatactaggtggcgacaccaaagaaccaagcaaaacacaaataacaaaataatgaaatcgCCAGCCGATACCGCGCGGGTGACGTGCGACACAAAACTCATACATGGTCTTCCAACAGGCTATGAAATGGGCATGAATTTTTCCatagaaacaaaattagaatcCATGGTTCGTTGGGTATGAGGTAAATCTAACACAAAACCCATACTAACATCCAACCATGAGGCATTAGGAACTGGTAAGGGAGTATACAATCCAACATTTAACAAGGCTCCCTTAGACCTTTAACAGATAGCACATCTCTTCACAAAACTGGATACATGCCCTAGCAGCTTAGGCCAAGAATAATCAACAAGCACTAGGGCCAATGTCTTGTCTCGCCCAAAGTGTCCCTCACATTGCATCCCACGGATAATATGCTTTCTTAAAAGCAATTTGTCATACATAATTGCAAGCAAAGAAATAAGTAGCCATTAACAAGTACAAAGTGACCTCGTTTACCTTCATCCATTAACTTATGTTGTTAATTTATGTATTTCAGTGCCTCATGATTTATAATAAGGATGAACTCCTTTTACACTAGGTAATGTCACCAATGTTTGATAATCtgaacaataatataaaattacagaTCATACATGGAGTAAATCTTCTTTGAACTGGATAACATCTCACAAAAAAAGGCAATAAGCCATCTATCTTGGCTAAGAACTCCCTTAAAGCCTATCCTAGAAGCATCAAAATTTACCTCAAAAAACTTCTCAAAGTCTAGAAGTGCTAGCATAAGAGATTCAATCATTTTTGGTTTATAAAGCTAAACATCAGATTTGACATCGTTTGTCCATTTAAAAGTGTGCCTCTTCAAACACTTTATAATAAATGCAATAACAGAACTGAAGTTTTGGATGAATCTATAAAAGGATACAAGTCCGTTAAGGCTCCTGATATCATGAACACTCTTTAGAGTTGCCTACTCTATAATGATAGAAATTTTAGATGGATCAACCTAAACCCCATCAACAGTTATAATAAAGCTTTGAAAAGTAACTGTATTAGGGAATAAATTATACTTCTTACGATTCACATACGGATTCCCTTTcttaacatttcaaaaataatatgtaatGCTTTAAATAAGACTCTAGAGTGGGGCTGTAAATcagaatatcataaaaataaatgacaataaATTTGCCTATGAATAACCTCAATACTTGATGCATGAACCTCATGAAAGTGCTAGGCGCATTAGACAAACCAAATGGCATAATCATCCATTCATATAACCCTTGCTGATTTTTAAAGGTTGTCTTCCACTCATCCCCTAACTTAATTCTTATATGATGGTAACCACTCTTGAggtcaatctaaaaaaacaatctaaaacctGCCAACTGATCTAAAATGtcatttattgatgatataGGGAACTTGTACTTCACTGTAATTTAGTTAATTATCAACTATCCATATATATACACTGTGAACTATCCTTTTTTTAGACTATAAGAGCTGAGACAACACATGGACTCATGTTTTCTATAATATAACACTTATTTAACAATTGCACAACCTCTTTCTGCAACTCTGTAATTTTCTTTATCCTAAATTTATAAACTTGTTTGTTTGGGAGACTAGAACCTTGAATCAAGTCAATCTAGTTTGAATGTTTCACATAGAAAGCAATCCTTAGAGTAATTCATCtaacatcaaattttaaaattctgtCAGAACACCTTATACCTCCTGGGGGTTGTCAtcaacatcctcctcctcctttattGTTCTACTACTAGGAATTAAGGCATATATTACTTGTTCACCCTATATCTCCCCTATAACAAGCTCCCTTTTCAATTCTCATTtccaccttttttttcattagtccAAAACTATACATATTCCTTTTAAGCTTAGAGTGTACATATTGTTTTGACCATCATACACTACACTTCTATCAAAATGTCATggcctatttaaaaaaacatgacatgCATCCATAAACACCACATCACACCAAgcattatcaaaagaaaaattcccATGAAAAGGACATAAGATAATGTTTGTCAACAATTACCTAGTTATCTTTATTTAACCATGTCAACTTATAAGGCTTAGGATGATTTTAAGTCATCAGTTGAAGGTTCTTTACTACCTCTGTTGAAACCACATTCACACAGCCGCCATTACATATGATTAATATGCAGACCTTGTCTTTAATAGTGGATGTAGAATGAAAGATATTGTTATGTCACATATCCTCTTTTGAGTCACGTTTAGGTGTCAACAAACTCTTTCTTATAACAAAAGTATTATTATTGTCTCCATGTATAATCTCTCCATCATTGTATTAATCTTCATCACATTTGGAGGCTAGGGAGAAGAAAGCAGAATAGATCGGGGGAAGAGAGGTAAGCCGTGGGTCGGCTTACTGGGGCCTGTCTTGTGGATAAAGATGAAGGAACGAAAAGGCAGATGGGGGTGGTGGTCAGCCCTTTCTGCGTTCCCTTTTTGCGGGGGAGGCGGCCAGTGGTAGGGGTTGGTTTCAAGGGTGAGCGGCGGAAGGGAGAGTGAAGGGAGTGAGGGCTGTCAGGGGAAGGGAGAAGGAAACGCTGCTGTCTGGGAGAGGGCTCTATGGGGTTAAGGTGGAAGACGCTGTGGTTGAAGAGAGAGTGGGTGGGGGGGGATCTGGTTCGGTGCTGGAAATGGCGATGCTGGCGTTTGTGGTTCTGGTGGGTGTTCGGGTGAGAGAGGGAAGATCTGGTGAGGGAAGGGGAAGATATGTGAGGGGGAGCTGCTGCGGGGCAGATGGAGGTGCAGCGGGGGAGGAAGGAAATGGGGGGTCTCTCTGGTTTTTGtcaaaaggaaagggaaatGAGGGGGCTCTCGGGCTGAAGGTTGAAGATGAGAGGAAATGGGGGAAACGATGATGGCCTGGCAAAGGGAGAGGGCTTCTTTGGGCGGCGGCTGGTTTTTGGTAGAGATGGGGATAATTTTAGTGTTTCAtggtaaaatatttatattttgatttttctgaaAACAAGCAATATTAATATCGATAACATAACTCaagatagataaaaatattacttttttataaatgcttgataaaatatttttatttttatttttttaaaaaataagcaacATCAACTCAACtagataaatcaataattttgaaaatcatgTGTTAAAAGTAAATcgtgtttaaaatttttttaaaatttaaattcttttaagataatgctgaaaatgctaaaaacaatacaaatatattaagaatatatttttttgaggttttcgttgtttttagtattttggttttttttcaaaaatttatctaAAGATTGGGTCAAAAAATAAGTAGCAAGAATCTTTATGgactatgataaaaaaatttaaaggatatAAGTTGtacaatcttaataaaaaaacagttgTGGTTAAAATGGTTGTCAAGATTGATGGAGAAGGAGAATAGAATTAAAAGGTAGATGAtggtgaaaaatataattttctactaattcttaataaagAAGATGagagatataaaaattatcaagaactAATAATCACACCTCTACAAATATCAATAAGTTCAACttcatctttatcttttttttttcttctagtgAAAGCTCAAGTAATGGCAACTCACCAAGTTCACCAAGAAAAATAAGGAgctttaattatttgtataaggTAACTAATCCTATTGATGATGATGTAACACTATATATATCGCACCTTGCTACATGTGATCCTATAGTATTTGAATAAGCTATAAAGAATGAAAGGTAGAGAATTATTATGGATGAGAAGATTgtatcaattaagaaaaatgacaTATGAAAATTGATTCCTagactaaaagaaaagaagtcaaTAAGTGTCAAATGgatctacaaagaaaaaaataatatgaaatgagAAGTGGAGAGATACAATGCGAGATTAGTGGTAAAAAACTATagtcaaaatcaagaaattaactatGATGAAGTTTTTGTCCTAATTGCTAGATTGAAAGAGTTTAAATGccacaaaaaaaacctatgaaAATTTATGTGAATAACTCATTAGTTATTGCTCTAACAAAAGATTCAATATTCCATGATAGAAGTAAATATAATGACACATGATTTTATTACTTACGAGAttgcattaaaacaaaaaaagttgaaatgtAAATACTCAAAACCAAGTTGCGaatatttttacaaagtcaGTCAAATATGGTGTTTTTGTTCAGATGAAAGATATGATGGGAGTTATGAATAAATCAAGTTTAAggaaaaatgttgaaaataaaccagattttagtttttctaaaaaaaaaattaaaaactaatttactaattgaattaaatatataaatggaTTCACCGGTTCATAATCGGTTCTGCAAAAGATCCCAGTCGAAATTGTGTAATGAGCGGCAGAAGATTATCTAATTACATGTTCTATCTCCCGGTTGACCTTCCAACTATGTTAGCGATAGAGCTCAGCAAAACAAGGTATTCTGATACGACCATTCACttgtttcttctccttttctggCATACTCATAAAGAAAGGAAGCACAACACTACCTCAGATAACTTGGATGCATTGCTTGGCAAACGATCTGTTCAGGAAGCTAAAGTGGATGCATTTTTCAATGAATTGCTTCGAAGTCCGTTTACCATGTTAAaggaaattgaaaacataatatttaacgAAGATTAagtatattaatttatgttcaaAACTGAAAACACTATCacatattaataatgataatcatATGGAGAGGCAGCCAAAGAAACATATAGCTTTAGGTAAATCTCAATCTCTCTCAGTCTCTATATATATGTAtctgtttaaaaaaattcccaagTATTGGTTCGAAGATTTGAATATAAGAgtaaaaaaatcagaacaaaTCTGCTTAGCCATAAGATGAAACTGgtggaaaatgattttttgacccAACCCATAGCGCTTTTATTCCCTCAAATACAAATGAGGCCTTCCTAGTTTTACCAAATCAAAAATCGGGCCGATAGACTACAAGAGTCTTCTTCAATCGATCTTTCCTTCGAGGTATAATTTTACCTTAGCTTGCAAGTAAGGAAAGTAATTGATGCTCTTGTCTGAATGAATATTTATGGGTGCTGATGAGACCTAAGTTACAAAACCTGAAAATGACGTGAATGTTTACAAGAGAAATATTTCAAGGAATGAATATCTAGAACGACGTGTGTGaatgttattgttatttatttttggacactaaaaaaaatacaaaaaattaaaaaaaatattaataaagagAACATGAAAAACACACAGATATTGTTAAAGACTAGTTGAggatcaaattaataatttaattttgactgATAAAAATTCTATTAACTAGGATAATTCAATTTGagataaaaactaattaaagagAGGCAACAAAGTCCTCAAGGTTTAGCTTGTGaatagagaaattaatttattctatatattCACCTTTAAATCTTTTATAAAGTTGTATATAGCTTGTGACGAGAGTAAATTATCTATTCTATTCCTTTTGTGCAGCATAAAAAACGTTTAACATTTTCGCTTTGTGAGAGGAATTTCGTTTTCAAGTTCATAGTGCTGCACAGTCTCCATAAATAAATCACTATCTCTAtgatcaaagaataaaaaaaagatcactATCTCAATAAATAATACACAAATTTGTCGCACTAGGATTAGGACTGCAACTTCAGCTGGTTACACAGCAGCGTGGTCGGCAGAGATTTACTTCAACAAACTTTGGGGCTAGCTGCAAGTTCTGAGtgaatgtatgtatatatgcttttgttttatgcattaattcttttatattaatcttaTTTTTGAGGTGGATATAAAGGTGATGCTATTTCATTAAGTTTTGCTGTAGAAAGGTTgggttaaaaatgatttttttttattcataaaaaattaatgaatcaaTTTGTACCTCAATTTGAGCACGTCGTGAACACTATCAAGAGATATTGTTCCTTCATATCGTGATATTGTAGTATTTCTTAACAGTATTAACTTCAGCGAAGTCCCCTCCTagtaattttgatgttttttttttttatatagtaaacgagtgaattatatattaaacagCCTCATCAAATAGGTGAAACTGAATGAAACATAAATACAATGAgaatataaaagagaagagaagaccaAAGCGACGAGGGACCTAATTAATTAGTCCCTCGTCGCTTtggtcttctcttctcttttatattcCCATTGTATTTATGTTTCATTCAGTTTCACCTACTTGATGGGGctgtttaatatataattcactcgtttactatataaaaaaaaaaacatcaaaattttagTCCAGTTCATAATACATTCTGAATTTCTAAAAAGATCTGAGCCTGTGTAGCTGAAATAGTAATTTTGATGTTGCATGAGCACTAACTGGCTCGCCTGTAAATCATAATTAATCAAGTCAGCTACTTAATCAGAAAGTGTTGGTGAGGAAAAGATTGTGATTTTGAATTAGTGAATAGTAGATTCAATCCAggctaagtttttttattttattttattctgtgTTGTATGGATCTCTTTGCTTCGCTGGTTTTTCATGTACTAGATGGTTAACCTAATAAAATTATCtcgtttttatgataattagtGTTTATATTAGCTGTAAGTTTCAATAATGAGAGCGACGATGCTAATGATATGATATATATTGATGTAGCAAACGTGGTGAGACGTTAGTTCTAAATATTTTGGGAACATGATAGTACTGTGATactattttcataatattaggAGTTCATCgactttttccttttattaattatattttaattcttaaactaGAGAAAAACtaaatggttaaaattatgtatataaaaaattataacgaCAACTATCGAAGAACatgaacaaaaagataaaaagtaaTGCAACAAGATTAATGaaacaaaagtattttaaaaaataactataaactcataaaaaaaagtatacataagaaatattataataaaacttagatagatagatagaataTACATTAccagatttaacagttttataaTCAGAAATATTTCGTCGATgtctttgtttatatttattaattttctagtagtgataaaaaaaaatcttaaatgaaAAGGTTTGAATCTCAAGTTTTAGTTTtgtgtttattaattttacttaaaTCTAATGAAAATTCATcgtataatattttatttaagatgtatattgaatttatttttttctatacatgtattaatgaaaaaaaagtctttAATATGAGATCAGtccttttcaagttttttaaaattatttatgataaataaaagTATATTAGTTGAATAATGTGTCATTTAcaccattattatttttcaagttggtcctttcttcataaaattattaaatcataatatataatttgtattatttcGTTTAAAATAGGAGAGCAATCAAAcatttaaattgaatattattaaatttttgttatgataatAATGAAGTTTTATTGAGAGGTTCAGAAAACCATCAAGTCAACGGATGAATATGTATTGAATACATGTGGTTATAATGACTAGTTAATTTCTTTGTCACATGCTTCACACATGTATTATTTaagtatatatttaatatttctttttaacttactatgaattaattcaataattaataattaaaaaatataaagtccatatatttattataaaaatcttaaaaaatgattaaCTTAATAGTTTTAGGTATTAATTAAACGGATGAAATAGATATTACttatatataaacacaataAGAATTAAGATGGTCTGATTGAAATTAGTACGCTTATTTACAAATTGGATGATTTAAAGTACGTAGAGGCATTTAACTAGTTTTCAATAGTAATTTGGCACAAGCTATGCATCGCAGCTTGGCTGGATGACCAACAATTTTGATTGCGAGGCAGAGACGTTTTAAATTCATATGGCTAGGGTTCGCGTCCCTCTCCAAAACCACCCTAATGACCATTGAACAACAATGAAGAAAAGGTCATTTTGTATgctgtttttaattttctcaagttCATTTTGCTCAAATTTTTTGGAACTGTGCTGATTAAGGtggatttatttttgaaaaaatgtgCTTGCTAGGGACGTGTCGTCAAAGATGGGTTTAGTAAATTTGTCTCAAGATATTGAAGAACTATGGAATGAATGGCAGATTCGCTCATTAATGTTACTTGGTCTCCTTCTTCAAATCATCCTCACCGTTTTAGGAGAACGACGGAAGTATACTGTTGGGCTCGGGGATATTCTTTGGTTAGCATACTTGTCCGCAGATTCGGTGGCAATCTTTTCATTGGGTATCCTTGCTCGCAGCGTAGCCAACACCACAAATCCGAACTTGATTCCAGTGTTTTGGGCACCAATCCTTCTAGTTCACATTGGTGGCCCTGGAACTATCTCTGCTTATTCAATGCATGAAGTCGACAAATTATTGATAAATCACCTTCTTCAGCTAGTAACCCGAGTTGGAGTGGTTGGTTATGTCTTGTTCAGGTTGCGAGAAAATGCCTTCATGTTGGTAGCCATTCCCATCTTTATTTCAGGAATGATCAAGTATGGTGAAAGGATTTGGGTTTTGAAAAGAAGCAAGGAATCCAATAATTTGTCACAGCAACCTTCTGCAAAACGACCTTGCATCCCGATTAAAGATTTATTAATTTCCTCCACCGAAAGTTCAAGGGAGGTCAGATATCTTCATGAAGCTCGTCTTTTGTTCAAAACTTCTAATAAGATGCTGTTCCAAAATCTTGATCTCGTCTATTTCGATCAAGAAATCACCTATTTTTTGGTTTCTGAAAAGAAAGCCGAGGGAGCCTTCCAGTTGACAGAAATTGAGCTGGGACTCAAGTATGATCGCCTTTATTCTAAGGTGGCAACGATTTCCTGGCCTCGCTTCATTCTCCGCTCAGTCACTTTCTTATCCTCTATTTTTGCTTTAGTTTCCTTCTCAATAATGATAAAGAGCAAGAGTGTCTATTCGGAAATCGATAGAATTATATCTTACGTGTTGCTGAGTGGAGTTGTCTGCCTTGAAAGTTACTCTATCATTGGGCATCTCTTTTCCGACTGGGCTATGATTTGGCTTAGtagttgggaaaaaaaaattcctaatcTCTATCGAACCTGTTGTCTTTCACTGCTACAATATTTTTCCAGGAAGCGCAAAAGATGGTCAAGATTAATGGGACAACACAACCTAATAAGTGCTCTATCAAAGAAACCAGTGAACAACCTTCGTAAGAAGTACTTTCCAGGGAATTGGAACATTCATAGCAGGGAGGGTGTGGACAAGGatttaaaagaattgatctTCAAACAAGTCATGGATAAACGTTCAAAGTTCAATCCTGATACCAATGATTTCGCTGCCCTCCTTAAGCTATTGGAAGAGAGAGGTTGCAGTGTGCTTCAAAGCAAGGGTTGTTTCCGTGAATTGGGATGGAGTGTGGATGATGCAGAATTCAGTCATAGCCTCCTCACTTGGCACATTGCTACTCATGTTTGCTACATAGACGATTCCAAGAAGAACGGTTTTGCAAATTATCAAAAGTGCGCAATGAGCAGATTATTATCTAACTACATGTTGTATCTCCTGGTTCAATGTCCAAATATGTTAGCGATGGAGCTCAGCGGAACAAGGTATACTGATACTAGAATTCATTTGCATCGTCTCCTATTCATCAGGAATACTCATAAAGAAGCGGAGAACAACAAAATTTCCATAGAAGAATTGGATACATTATCGTTTACCGAAGATCATGTGAAAGCATTTTTCAATGAATTGCTTCAAAGTCCGTCTACCATGTTAAAACAAATTACAGAACAAGATGAAGAAAACTCAGCCCTACTAGATGGTTGCATGCTTGCTATGTCATTGCAGTCATTGCAGACACTGGATGGCTGgccaaatgaaaagaaatgggaAATGATAAGTGAAGTGTGGGTGGAAATGCTGATGTATGCTGCAAGTCATTCTGGATGGAAGCAGCATGCTGATGCACTTGCCCGAGGTGGGGAGCTACTCACTCATGTCTGTCTTCTCATGGCACATCTCGGTTTAAGTAAGCAATGTCCA
The Populus nigra chromosome 3, ddPopNigr1.1, whole genome shotgun sequence genome window above contains:
- the LOC133687899 gene encoding uncharacterized protein LOC133687899 gives rise to the protein MDVSSKMGLVNLSQDIEELWNEWQIRSLMLLGLLLQIILTVLGERRKYTVGLGDILWLAYLSADSVAIFSLGILARSVANTTNPNLIPVFWAPILLVHIGGPGTISAYSMHEVDKLLINHLLQLVTRVGVVGYVLFRLRENAFMLVAIPIFISGMIKYGERIWVLKRSKESNNLSQQPSAKRPCIPIKDLLISSTESSREVRYLHEARLLFKTSNKMLFQNLDLVYFDQEITYFLVSEKKAEGAFQLTEIELGLKYDRLYSKVATISWPRFILRSVTFLSSIFALVSFSIMIKSKSVYSEIDRIISYVLLSGVVCLESYSIIGHLFSDWAMIWLSSWEKKIPNLYRTCCLSLLQYFSRKRKRWSRLMGQHNLISALSKKPVNNLRKKYFPGNWNIHSREGVDKDLKELIFKQVMDKRSKFNPDTNDFAALLKLLEERGCSVLQSKGCFRELGWSVDDAEFSHSLLTWHIATHVCYIDDSKKNGFANYQKCAMSRLLSNYMLYLLVQCPNMLAMELSGTRYTDTRIHLHRLLFIRNTHKEAENNKISIEELDTLSFTEDHVKAFFNELLQSPSTMLKQITEQDEENSALLDGCMLAMSLQSLQTLDGWPNEKKWEMISEVWVEMLMYAASHSGWKQHADALARGGELLTHVCLLMAHLGLSKQCPPAPSDDLDARYRRLDDILETVDSEYEV